The following nucleotide sequence is from Pseudomonas putida S13.1.2.
ACCACGCGGCCCCGAGCATGTGGATGTCGAGCTGCGCCCGATTCTGGATGAGCAGGGCAGGGTGGTGGCTTTTGTCGAACGCCTGACCACCATCACCCTCGCATCAGCGCAACCTCAAGAGCAGGGCCTGGTCGGCCGTGCGCCAGCCTTCAAGGCCGCCTTGGCCAGCCTGCAACGTGCAGCGCCAGCGCAGATCCCGGTGCTGCTGCAGGGTGAGTCCGGTAGCGGTAAAGAACTGTTCGCCCGTGCGGTGCACATAGGCAGCCCCAGAGCAAACGGCCCGCTGGTGGTGGTGGACTGCACTGGCCTGACGGAGCCGTTGTTCGAAAGCGAGTTGTTCGGTTATGAGAAAGGCGCGTTCACCGGTGCCAACCAACGCAAGATCGGCTTGGCTGAGGCGGCCCATGGCGGCACCCTGTTCCTCGACGAAATTGGCGAAGTACCGCTGGCGATGCAGGTGAAGCTGCTGCGTCTGATCGAGTCCGGCAGCTTCCGCCCGGTGGGCAGCCTGCGCACGGTGCATTCGGATTTCCGCCTGGTATCGGCCACCCACAAGCCGCTCAAACAGATGGTGGCGCAGGGCGCCTTCCGTGAAGACCTTTACTACCGCATCAGCGGCTTTCCGATTCGCCTGCCGGCATTGCGCGAGCGGGTGGAAGACCTGCCGCTGCTCGCGCAGAGCCTGCTGCAGCGCATGGCCACGGCCGGCAAGCCAACGCCCAGGTTGAGTGAGGATGCCTTGCAGCAACTTGGGTTGCATCCGTTTCCGGGCAATATCCGCGAGCTGCGCAACATACTGGAAAGGGCGCGTCTGTTTGCCGATGACGGGCTGATCCGACCTGAGCACTTGCCGGAAGATATCGGGCCGGTGGGGGCGCTGAAAGGAAGCGGCCGTCGTAATGACTTGGGTGAGCTGGCGCAGGCGCTGGAACAGTTCAAGGGCTCGCGTAGCGAACTGGCCAGCCATCTTGGCATGAGTGAACGCACGCTCTATCGCCGCTTGAAGGCCCTGGGGCTGAACTAACGAATATCCACAAACGCGGACTCTGTGGGAGTCAGAGGGTTGATGCGATACAGCATCCACAGCGGTCTCCCTTCTACACCTTTACCCGACCTTTACCTCTGCCCTTACATTAAACGGCTAGAACCGTGGTCTGATTGGTTAACCGCACCCGGTACCCAGACAGTGACAACCGGGCGTTAATAGGCAGAGGACCGCAACACATGAAGAAAACCCTAACCGTGATCTGCGCCGCGCTCATGTTCAGCGCACCGTTGGCCAGCTTCGCGCAGCCGGGCCCACCCGACCGACATGATGGCGGCCCATCGCACCAAGGCAACTCGCCGCATGGTCAGCCGCAGCAACAGGGCCGACATGACAATGGCCGCGGTCCCGCTTACCGTGACCCGAACTTCCGTCCACAACAAGGCATGCCGGTACCTCATCAGCAATGGCAGCGTGGTCATGCCGTGGACCCGCATTACCGTGGTGACCGTTACTGGGTGACCGACTGGAAAGCGCGCCACCTGTATGCGCCACCGCGTGACCACCGTTGGCTGTATGTGAACGGCGACTATGTGTTGATGTCGATCGCCAGTGGCAGGATCGTGAACATTCTTACCGGCTACTGATTTTTTGCAGACACTAAAAAGCCCGCATCAGCGGGCTTTTTAGTGTCTGTCGATTTACACCTGATCAGAAGTCCAGGTTCGACACCGACAGCGCGTTGCTTTCGATGAACTCACGACGCGGCTCGACTGCATCACCCATCAGGGTGTTGAAGATCTGGTCAGCAGCGATTGCATCCTCGATGGTGACCTTGAGCATACGGCGAACGGTCGGGTCCATGGTGGTTTCCCACAGCTGGTCCGGGTTCATCTCACCCAACCCTTTGTATCGCTGGATGGTATGACGCTTGGTGGTCTCGTTCATCAGCCAGTCCAGGCCTTCCTTGAACTCGACGATTGCCTTGCGACGTTCACCACGTTGTACGTAAGCACCTTCACCCAACAGGCTGGAGAGCTTGGCACCGATGTTGACGACGGTCCGGTAGTCATTGCTGCCAAAGAAGTCACGGTTGAACGTGATGTAGCTGGCCAGGCCGTGGGAAGTGATTTCCACTTCCGGCAGCCACACGTTGCGCTCTTTGTCTTCACGCAGGCTGGCGTTGTAAGCCAGGCCAGACTTCTGGCTGGAGTTCAGACGCTCCTGCAGCTTGGCCAGCCAGGCTTGCATCACTGCGTGGTCACCCAACTGCTCCAGGGTCACCTCAGGCAGGTAGACGAAGTGCTCGGTCAGCTCTTCCGGGTACAAACGCGACAGGCGCTTGAGGGTCTTCATGACGCTACGGAATTCGTTCACCAGGCTTTCCAGCTGCACGCCAGAAACCGCTGGAGCCGACTCGTCCAGGTGCAGGCTTGCGTCCTCCAGGGCCGACTGGGTCATGTATTCTTCCATGGCCTCGTCATCCTTGATGTACTGCTCCTGCTTACCTTTTTTCACCTTGTACAGTGGAGGCTGGGCAATGTAGATATAGCCGCGCTCGACCAGCTCCGGCAACTGACGGAAGAAGAAGGTCAGCAGCAGGGTACGGATGTGCGAACCGTCAACGTCAGCATCGGTCATGATGATGATGTTGTGATAACGCAGCTTGTCGATGTTGTACTCTTCGCGGCCGATACCGCAGCCAAGCGCAGTGATCAGCGTGCCCACTTCCTGGGACGAGATCATCTTGTCGAAGCGTGCTTTCTCGACGTTGAGAATTTTACCCTTCAGCGGCAAGATCGCCTGGGTACGACGGTTACGACCTTGCTTGGCCGAGCCACCTGCGGAGTCACCCTCCACCAGGTACAATTCGGAAAGGGCAGGGTCCTTCTCCTGGCAGTCTGCCAACTTGCCTGGCAGGCCGGCGATATCCAGCGCACCTTTGCGGCGAGTCATCTCACGGGCTTTACGTGCCGCTTCACGCGCACGAGCTGCGTCGATCATCTTGCCAACGACGGCCTTGGCCTCGTTCGGGTTCTCCAGCAGGAAGTCGGAGAAGTACTTGTTCATCTCTTGTTCCACGGCGGTTTTCACCTCCGAGGAGACCAGCTTGTCTTTGGTCTGCGAACTGAACTTGGGGTCCGGAACCTTTACCGAAATGATCGCGGTCAGGCCTTCACGAGCGTCGTCACCCGTGGTCGCCACCTTGTTCTTCTTGGCCAGGCCTTCCTGTTCGATGTAGCTGTTCAGGCTGCGGGTCAGCGAAGAACGGAAGCCCACCAAGTGGGTACCACCGTCGCGCTGTGGAATGTTGTTGGTGAAGCACAGCAGGTTTTCGTTGAAGCTGTCGTTCCACTGCAGAGCGACTTCCACACCCACGCCATCTTCACGCTGAACGTTGAAGTGGAACACCTGGGAGTTGACCGGCGTCTTGTTGGTGTTCAGGTACTCGACGAATGCACGCAGGCCGCCTTCGTACTTGAAGAACTCTTCCTTACCGCTGCGCTCATCCTTCAGCAGAATGCCAACGCCCGAGTTGAGGAACGACAACTCGCGGATACGCTTGGCCAGGATGTCCCAGCTGAAGTGGATATTCTTGAAGGTTTCAGCCGACGGCTTGAAGTGGATGTGGGTACCGGTGGTTTCGCTTTCACCGACAACCGCCATCGGCGCTTGTGGTACCCCGTGAACGTAGGTCTGTTCCCAGATCTTGCCGCTACGGCGAACGGTCAGTACGAGTTTCTCGGACAAGGCGTTCACAACAGAAACACCCACGCCGTGCAGGCCGCCGGATACCTTGTAGGAGTTATCGTCGAACTTACCGCCGGCGTGCAGTACGGTCATGATGACCTCAGCTGCGGAAACGCCTTCTTCTTTATGCACGTCGACCGGAATGCCGCGACCGTTGTCGCGCACACTGATGGATTCGTCCGTGTGGATGATGACGGTGATGTCATCGCAGTGACCGGCGAGGGCTTCGTCGATCGAGTTGTCGACCACCTCGAAGACCATGTGGTGCAGGCCGCTACCATCATCGGTGTCGCCAATGTACATGCCGGGACGCTTGCGTACGGCATCCAAACCTTTCAGCACCTTGATGCTGGAGGAGTCGTACGTTTGATTTTCGCTCATGCCTTCACTCCCGATGGTCGTGGGTCTGGGTGATACGGCCTTGTTCCACGTGGAACAAAGCAACTGGCGTTTCCGTCTGCCAGCCTTCCCTCAGTAATTCGTGATCTACACAGGTGATGAACACCTGGCAGCGTAATTCTTCAAGCAAGCGGCACAGCGCGCGGCGATGCTTGTCGTCCAGTTCGGACGGCAAGTCATCCACGAGATAAATACAGTTGCCGCGACGAGCCTGGCTGACGAGGTGGCCTTGGGCAATGCGCAATGCGCACACCACCAGCTTTTGCTGACCACGCGACAGGATGTCGGCCGCGTTATTGGCAGCCAGACGAAGACGCAGATCAGCACGCTGCGGACCGGCCTGTGTATGGCCCATCTGCTGATCGCGAAGGAGAGAGGATGCGAGTACTTCTTGCAGTTCCCGGTCCTTGTCCCAGCCTCGGTAGTAGCTAAGGGTCAACCCGTCCAGCTCGACCAGTTCGCTCAGGGTTCGCTCGAAGACGGGCTTCAAGGCCTTGATGTAGTTGCGACGGTATTCATCTATTTCCGCGCTGGCCAGGCACAATTCCCGGTCCCAGGCGGCTTGCGAAGCTGCGTCAAGTGTACCATGACGCAACCATGAGTTCCGCTGCCGCAGCGCCTTCTGCAGCCTTTGCCAGGCTGGCAAAAAGCGAGGTTCCACGTGGAACACACCCCAATCCAGAAACTGGCGGCGTATCTTCGGGGCACCTTCCAACAGCCGGAAACTGTCTGGGTTGATGAGCTGCAGCGGTAACAACTCCGCCAGCTGGGCGGCGCTCCGTGCGTTCTGCCCATCGATGCGTATGGTGAATTCTCCCTGCCGCTCTCGGGAGACACCCAGGTTGCTGGTGCCACCTTCAGCCAACTGCACTTCGCCAAACACGGTACAGGCAGGCTGTTCGTACTGGATGACCGGGTTCAGGCGGGTGCTGCGAAATGAGCGTGCCAGCCCAAGCAAGTGCACGGCCTCGAGCACGCTGGTCTTGCCACTGCCGTTGGCGCCGTAAAGGATATTGATGCGGGGGGAGGGCGAGAGGGTCACCGGGTGCAAGTTGCGCACCGCGGTGACCATGATCCGTCGAAGGGACATTGCGCCTGCTACAGGTTACAGACGCATCGGCATGACAACGTAGGAAGAATCGTCGTTGCCAGCTTCCTGCAGCAGCGCACTGCTGTTGGAGTCGGACAGGATCAGACGAACTTGCTCGGTAGTCATCACGCCCAGCACGTCCAGCAGGTAGCTGACGTTAAAGCCGATTTCCAGCGAGCTACCTTCGTAGTCCACGCTGATCTCTTCTTCAGCTTCTTCCTGCTCGGGGTTGTTGGCCTGGATCTTCAGTTGGCCAGCCGCCAGTTGCAGGCGAATACCGCGGTACTTTTCGTTGGAAAGAATCGCCGTACGGCTGAAGGCTTCACGCAGCGCCTGACGGTCGCCGACCACCAGCTTGTCGCCGCCCTTGGGCAGTACACGCTCGTAGTCCGGGAACTTGCCGTCCACCAGCTTGGAGGTGAAGGTGAATTCACCGGTCGTGGCGCGAATGTGGTGTTGGCCCAGCACGATGCTGACCATGCCTTCGGGGTCGGTCAGGAGACGCGCCAGCTCCAGGATACCTTTGCGCGGCACGATGACCTGATGGCGGTCCTCCTGCTCGATTGGCGCTGTCATGGAGCACAGCGCCAGGCGGTGGCCGTCGGTGGAAACTGCGCGCAGGGTGTTACGGGAAACCTCCAGCAGCATGCCGTTGAGGTAGTAACGCACATCCTGCTGGGCCATGGCGAAGCTGGTGCGCTCGATCAGACGGCGCAGCTTGCTCTGTTCCAGGTTGCAGGTCAGCGAGCCCGGGCCTTCTTCCACAGTCGGGAAGTCATTGGCTGGCAGGGTCGACAGAGTGAAGCGGCTACGGCCGGCCTTCACCAACAGTTTCTGCTCGTCGACCTTGATATCGATCAGGGCGTCGTTCGGCAGACTTTTACAAATGTCCATCAACTTGCGCGCCGGCACAGTGATTTCGCCAGGCTCGGCCGGCTCTTCCAGTTGTACGCGGCCCACCAGTTCGACTTCCAGGTCGGTACCGGTCAACGACAGCTGCTGGCCTTGCACGACCAGCAATACATTGGACAGGACCGGCAAGGTCTGACGGCGCTCTACGACACCGGCGACCAGTTGCAGGGGTTTCAACAGGGCTTCGCGTTGAATGGTGAAATGCATGGTCTAGTCCCTTGCCTTCAATTAGCTGCGCAGACGGCCATCAGGTCGTCAGCGTCCGCAGCAGGTTCTTGTAGTCCTCGCGGATGTCCGCGTCGGATTCCTTCAATTCGTTGATCTTGCGGCAGGCGTGCAGCACGGTCGTATGGTCACGACCACCGAACATGTCGCCGATTTCCGGCAGGCTGTGGTTGGTCAGCTCCTTGGACAGGGCCATGGCCACCTGACGTGGACGCGCGACAGAACGCGAACGACGCTTGGACAACAGATCAGAGATCTTGATCTTGTAGTACTCGGCAACGGTGCGCTGAATGTTATCCACACTGACCAGTTTATCTTGCAGCGCCAGCAGGTCTTTCAGCGACTCACGGATCAGCTCGATGGTGATATCGCGGCCCATGAAGTGCGAGTGGGCAATCACCCGCTTCAGCGCACCTTCCAGCTCACGTACGTTGGAGCGAATGCGCTGGGCGATGAAGAAGGCCGCATCATGTGGCAGCTCGACCTTGGCCTGGTCGGCCTTCTTCATCAGGATTGCTACGCGGGTTTCCAGCTCTGGCGGCTCAACAGCCACCGTCAGCCCCCAACCAAAGCGCGACTTCAGGCGCTCCTCCAGGCCTTCGATTTCCTTGGGGTAACGGTCAGAGGTAAGAATTACCTGCTGGCCGCCCTCAAGCAGGGCATTGAAGGTGTGGAAAAACTCTTCCTGCGAGCGCTCTTTGCGTGCAAAGAACTGGATATCGTCGATCAGCAACGCATCCACCGAACGGTAGAAGCGCTTGAATTCGTTGATGGCGTTGAGCTGCAGCGCCTTGACCATGTCTGCTACGAAGCGCTCGGAGTGCAGGTACACGACTTTGGCGTTCGGGTTCTTCCTCAGCAGGTGGTTACCCACAGCATGCATAAGGTGGGTTTTACCCAGGCCAACGCCGCCGTACAGGAACAGCGGGTTATAGCCATGCTTGGGGTTATCAGCCACCTGCCAGGCAGCCGCGCGCGCCAGCTGGTTCGACTTACCTTCGACGAAGGTGTCGAAGGTGAAAGTGCGATTCAGGTAGCTGGTGTGCTTGAGCGCACCTTCCACCTGGACGGTGCGCTGTTCGGTCCGGGCATTGCTGGCTGGCGCCGACACAGGCTCGGCCATGGCATCAAAGCTGTCACGCGAGGACGGCTCTGCCAATTCATTGACCAGTACAGGCTCGGTGGCCGTGACAGCAACGGGTTCGACCGCTGCCGCTACCGGCACAGGCTTTTGTGCCTGGCTCTGCGACCGGGTCTGCGCCAGCGAAGCGGCTACCGCGGCGCTGACAGGCGCGTTGGGCGCTGCACGTGGGGCTGAGCTGCGGCGGCTGCCTATTAATAAGGAAAGGGCAGGCGCAATGCCGCTGCCGTTCTCACCCAACAGCTCGAGCAAGCGGCTCAGGTACTTTTCATTGACCCAATCGAGAACGAAACGGTTAGGCGCATAGACGCGCAACTCGTCGCCTTCGGCTTCGACCTGTAGCGGACGGATCCAGGTGTTGAATTGCTGGGCAGGCAGTTCATCGCGCAGAAGCTCCACGCACTGCTGCCAAAGTTCCACTGACACGGATATCCCCTGAGTTTGAAAGCCGGATGAGGCAAAAGCAAACCGCCATTGTACCGGTCGAGCGTTCAGTTATCCACATGTGGACACGTTAGGAACCATGACAAAACAGCCATTTATCGACCAAAAAGGCTTTGCCTCACTGTGAATAAGCCCTGTGGATAAACGACCATGAGGGCTATGCACAACCCTGGGTCCAGATCTGTTGATAACTCAGCTGTGGATAAGCGGCATTTTAATCCACAGGTTTCGACCACGATGGAAACAAGCGCAGCACCGGTTGAGAACAAGGTTTTAAAACTCTGTACAGCTCGTATTTATTGGCCTACAGAAGGTTATCCACAGAAGGTTATCCACCTAAGATTTATAAGTTATTCAGAAAAGCTTTTTATATGTCTCTTCTTTTTTTTCATGTTGTCCCCGATTCGTGTGTCCGATCAAGCACCCCCTTGAGGATGACCGAGCAGGCACCGTCCATCACACGGCCTATAGGGAATAGCTGGTTGGAAATTGACCTACGGGCTTGCTTTCTCTAGAATCGCCGGTCTCTTAAAAAGGGGGCCATCCCGGCCCGTCGTCGACAAACCAGGTAACACGCCATGAAACGTACTTTCCAACCAAGCACCATCAAGCGCGCCCGCACCCACGGTTTCCGTGCCCGTATGGCTACCAAGAACGGCCGTGCTGTTCTGTCGCGTCGTCGTGCCAAAGGCCGTAAGCGTCTGGCCATTTGATTTTTCGGCACAGGTGGTGAGTCAGGACTTCAGTCGGGAAAAGCGACTGCTTACACCCCGACACTTCAAAGCGGTCTTCGACTCCCCAACCGGCAAGGTTCCAGGGAAAAACCTGCTGATCCTTGCTCGCGAGAACGGTCTCGATCACCCACGTCTCGGCCTGGTGATTGGCAAGAAGAGCGTCAAGCTCGCCGTTCAACGCAACCGCCTCAAGCGCTTGATGCGCGATTCCTTTCGTCTGAACCAGCAATCGCTTGCCGGGTTGGACATCGTGATCGTCGCGCGCAAGGGATTGGGTGAGATAGAAAACCCGGAATTGCACCAACACTTTGGCAAGCTCTGGAAACGCCTGGCACGCAGCCGGCCAACACCAGCAGTCACCGCCAATTCCGCAGGGGTAGACAGCCAAGATGCGTAAACTGGCACTCGTTCCGATCCAGTTTTACCGTTACGCCATTAGTCCTCTGATGGCCAGTCACTGTCGTTTTTTCCCCAGTTGCTCCTGTTACGCTTATGAAGCCATCGAAAACCATGGCCTCTGGCGTGGTGGGTGGCTGGCCGTTCGTCGCCTGGGGCGTTGTCATCCGTGGAATGACGGCGGTTTCGACCCCGTTCCACCCGCTCCTTCCTCCCGAACTTCTTCGATAGCCGAGTAATCATGGATATTAAACGCACGATCCTGATCGCCGCGCTGGCAGTCGTGTCCTACGTCATGGTCCTGAAGTGGAACGATGACTACGGCCAAGCTGCCCTGCCGACTCAGAATACTGCTGCCAGCACTGTTGCTCCGGGTTTGCCTGATGGCGTGCCGGCCGGTAACAACGGCGCCAGCGCCGATGTACCAAGCGCCAACGCCGAATCGAGTGCTGCCGAACTGGCACCGGTCGCACTCAGCAAGGACCTGATCCGCGTCAAGACCGACGTCCTGGAACTGGCTATCGATCCGGTCGGTGGTGACATCGTCCAGTTGAACCTGCCGAAGTACCCACGCCGTCAAGACCACCCGAACATTCCATTCCAGTTGTTCGACAATGGTGGTGAGCGTGTCTACCTGGCACAAAGCGGCCTGACCGGTGCCAACGGCCCGGATGCCCGCGCCAGCGGCCGTCCGCTGTATGCCGCCGAACAGAAGAGCTACCAGCTGGCCGACGGCCAGGAACAACTGGTGGTCGACCTGAAGTTCAGCGACAACGGTGTCAACTACATCAAGCGCTTCAGCTTCAAGCGCGGTGAGTACGACCTGAATGTCAGCTACCTGATCGACAACCAGAGCGACCAGGCCTGGAGCGGCAACATGTTTGCCCAGCTCAAGCGTGACGCCAGCGGCGATCCGTCCTCGAGCACTGCCACTGGCACCGCCACCTACCTGGGCGCAGCCCTGTGGACAGCTTCCGAGCCTTACAAAAAGGTCTCGATGAAGGACATCGACAAGGGTAGTTTGAAAGAAAATGTGTCCGGCGGCTGGGTTGCGTGGCTGCAGCACTACTTCGTGACCGCCTGGATTCCGGCCAAGTCGGACAACAACGTTGTCCAGACCCGTAAGGACAGCCAGGGCAACTACATCATCGGCTACACCGGCCCAGCCCTCAGCGTTCCTGCGGGTGGCAAGGTCGAAACCAGCGCCATGCTGTACGCCGGCCCGAAGATCCAGTCCAAGCTCAAAGAGTTGTCCCCAGGCCTGGAACTGACCGTCGACTACGGCTTCCTGTGGTTCATCGCCCAGCCGATCTTCTGGCTGCTGCAACATATCCACAGCCTGCTGGGTAACTGGGGCTGGTCGATCATCGTGCTGACCATGCTGATCAAAGGCCTGTTCTTCCCGCTGTCGGCTGCCAGCTACCGCTCCATGGCGCGCATGCGAGCTGTTGCGCCCAAGCTTGCCGCGCTGAAGGAACGCTTCGGTGACGATCGCCAGAAGATGTCCCAGGCGATGATGGAGCTGTACAAGAAAGAGAAGATCAACCCGCTGGGCGGCTGCCTGCCGATCCTGGTGCAGATGCCGGTATTCCTGGCCCTGTACTGGGTACTGCTGGAAAGCGTGGAAATGCGCCAGGCCCCATGGATGCTGTGGATTACCGACCTGTCGATCAAGGATCCGTTCTTCATCCTGCCGATCATCATGGGCGCCACCATGTTCATCCAGCAGCGCCTGAACCCGACGCCGCCGGATCCGATGCAGGCCAAGGTGATGAAAATGATGCCGATCATCTTCACCTTCTTCTTCCTGTGGTTCCCGGCTGGTCTGGTGCTGTACTGGGTTGTGAACAACTGCCTGTCGATTTCGCAGCAGTGGTACATCACTCGCCGTATCGAAGCAGCCACCAAAAAAGCTGCTGCTTGACGGGCTAGTACGCTAGCCTGTGAATAAAAAACGCCCCCTAGTGGGGCGTTTTTGCTATCTGTCGTTTTTGTCGTAGAGGCTTTCGAGCATGAACACTGTGCGTGAAACCATCGCCGCCATCGCTACCGCCCAAGGCCGCGGTGGTGTGGGTATTGTCAGGTTGTCCGGCCCTTTGGCCAGCAAGGCCGGGCAGTTGATCACCGGTCGTACGCTGACCCCTCGCCATGCCCATTACGGACCGTTCCGCGACGATGAAGGGCGGGTGCTGGACGAGGGGATTGCGTTGTTCTTCCCTGGGCCGAACTCGTTCACCGGCGAAGATGTGCTCGAACTCCAGGGCCACGGTGGCCCGGTGGTGCTGGACATGCTGCTGCAGCGCTGTGTACAAGTTGGCTGTCGCCTGGCCCGCCCGGGTGAATTCAGCGAACGTGCGTTCCTCAACGACAAGCTCGACCTGGCCCAGGCCGAAGCCATTGCCGACCTGATCGAGGCCAGCTCCAGCCAGGCGGCACGTAACGCCCTGCGCTCGCTGCAAGGGGAATTCTCCAAGCGTGTGCACAGCCTGACCGAGGCGCTGATTGCCCTGCGCATCTACGTCGAGGCAGCAATCGACTTCCCTGAAGAGGAGATCGATTTCCTCGCCGATGGCCACGTCCTGTCGATGCTCGATGCAGTGCGCGGCGAGTTATCCACCGTGCAACGTGAGGCCGGGCAGGGTGCCTTGCTGCGTGACGGCATGACGGTGGTCATCGCCGGGCGGCCGAACGCCGGCAAGTCGAGCCTGCTGAATCAGCTGGCTGGTCGGGAAGCCGCCATTGTCACCGATATCGCCGGCACCACCCGGGACATCCTGCGCGAACATATCCACATCGACGGTATGCCGCTGCACGTGGTCGATACCGCCGGTTTGCGTGATACCGATGACCATGTGGAAAAGATCGGCGTAGAACGCGCCCTGAAGGCCATTGGCGAGGCCGACCGTGTGTTGCTGGTGGTCGACTCCACCGCGCCGGAGGCCAGCGACCCGTTTGCCCTATGGCCCGAGTTTCTCGCTCAGCGGCCGGACCCGGCCAAGGTCACGCTGATTCGCAACAAGGCCGACCTGAGTGGTGAGCGGGTAGCGCTGGAACAGTGCGATGACGGCCATGTGACCATCACCCTCAGTGCCAAGGGCGACGACACAGGGCTGCAACTGCTGCGCGACCATCTCAAGGCCTGCATGGGTTACGAACAGACGTCAGAGAGCGGCTTCAGTGCCCGCCGGCGCCACCTGGATGCCTTGCGCCAGGCCAGCGAGCACCTGGAGCACGGCCGTGCACAGTTGACCTTGGCGGGCGCAGGAGAGCTGCTGGCAGAGGACTTGCGCCAGGCACAGCATGCCCTGGGGGAAATTACCGGGGCGTTCAGCTCGGATGACCTGCTGGGGCGGATTTTCTCCAGCTTCTGCATCGGCAAGTAATCCACAGCCAGACAAGGCCAAGCGCCGCTCCTTAGGGAGCGGCTTTTTTTTGCCTGAAATTCGTTGCAGGAAGAGACCACAGTGAAGTCAACAGCGCACCTGTGGGAGCGGGCATGCCCGCGAAGACGCCCGTACAACCGCTAGATCTCTATGGCTGGGCCGACGCTTTTGCGGAAAACCGGCTGTCGCCTTGTCCGCATCTGTCGCGAACTTGAGTATTTTTTCATCCACAACCTGAAAACTGCGCTCAGGAGCCCTGTGGAAAACCCATCTTCAGCTCAGTTGATAAGCAGGCTTTTTTTCTGAGGAAAAATCCCCCTGTGGGTAAATAGCCATTTCATCCACAGGCTAAATGACGTTATCCATAGCCCTCATGGCACTCCAGACACAGGGTTTAATTTCTCTCTACACAGCGCAAATCATGGCCTACAAAGCTTTATCCACAGATATCGTTGTGCATAAGAATAAACATAAAAACAAAGCTTTTATAAATTTCTTCTTGTTGATTTCTGTTGTCTGCCACTCATCCACAGACTGGTCAAAATTTGCTCAGACGGTTTCTTTAAAGGGGGTGAAGTCCCTATACTTGTCGGCTTACCTTCTCTATTCGCAAAAACAGGCACGAGGTGCGTGGTGGATTTCCCTTCCCGTTTTGAAGTGATCGTCATCGGCGGCGGCCATGCCGGTACCGAGGCTGCGCTTGCGTCTGCACGCATGGGTGTGAAAACCCTGCTGTTGACCCATAACGTGGAAACCCTCGGTCACATGAGCTGCAACCCCGCCATCGGCGGTATTGGCAAAAGCCATCTGGTCAAAGAGATCGATGCCCTCGGCGGCGCCATGGCGCTGGCCACCGACAAGAGCGGCATCCAGTTCCGCGTTCTGAACAACCGCAAGGGCCCGGCGGTACGCGCCACCCGTGCACAGGCCGACCGCGCCATCTACAAGGCGGTGGTGCGTGAAATCCTGGAAAACCAGCCGAACCTGTGGATATTCCAGCAGTCCTGCGACGACCTGATCGTCGAGCAGGACCAGGTCAAGGGCGTAGTTACCCAGATGGGTTTGCGTTTCTTCGCAGAATCCGTAGTACTGACTACCGGTACCTTCCTGGGCGGGCTTATCCACATTGGCCTGCAAAACCATTCCGGTGGTCGCGCCGGTGATCCACCCTCGATCGCCCTGGCCCACCGCATGCGTGAACTGCCGCTGCGCGTCGGCCGCCTGAAAACCGGCACTCCGCCACGCATCGATGGGCGCTCTGTGGATTTCTCGGTGATGACCGAGCAGCCAGGTGATACGCCGATCCCGG
It contains:
- the mnmE gene encoding tRNA uridine-5-carboxymethylaminomethyl(34) synthesis GTPase MnmE; the protein is MNTVRETIAAIATAQGRGGVGIVRLSGPLASKAGQLITGRTLTPRHAHYGPFRDDEGRVLDEGIALFFPGPNSFTGEDVLELQGHGGPVVLDMLLQRCVQVGCRLARPGEFSERAFLNDKLDLAQAEAIADLIEASSSQAARNALRSLQGEFSKRVHSLTEALIALRIYVEAAIDFPEEEIDFLADGHVLSMLDAVRGELSTVQREAGQGALLRDGMTVVIAGRPNAGKSSLLNQLAGREAAIVTDIAGTTRDILREHIHIDGMPLHVVDTAGLRDTDDHVEKIGVERALKAIGEADRVLLVVDSTAPEASDPFALWPEFLAQRPDPAKVTLIRNKADLSGERVALEQCDDGHVTITLSAKGDDTGLQLLRDHLKACMGYEQTSESGFSARRRHLDALRQASEHLEHGRAQLTLAGAGELLAEDLRQAQHALGEITGAFSSDDLLGRIFSSFCIGK